The Zhihengliuella sp. ISTPL4 genomic interval CTTCCTCGGCAACGAGATCCGTCGCTTCGGGCGCATCGACTGGCAGGCGCAGAAGGAGCGCACGATCGAGTTGCTCGCCCGCGTCGGCCTGGACGAGGACCCCGACGTCCCGATCAAGACTCTCGGCGTCGGCAAGCAGCAGCTCATCGAGATCGCCAAGGCGCTCAACAAGGACGTCAAGCTCCTCATCCTTGACGAGCCGACCGCCGCGCTCAACGAGAACGACTCGCAGCACCTCCTCGACCTCATCCTCGGCCTCAAGGCCAAGGGCATCGCGTCGATCATGATCAGTCACAAGCTCAACGAGATCGAGCAGATCGCCGACGAGATCACCATCATCCGCGATGGCCGCACCGTCGAGACGCTGGACATCTCCCGCGGCGAGATCAACGAGGACCGCATCATCCGCGGCATGGTGGGCCGGTCGCTGGAGAGCCGGTACCCGGACCGCACGCCGGAGATCGGCGAGGTGTTCTTCGAGGTCAAGGACTGGTGGGTGCAGCATCCCACCGTGCCGGAGCGCATGGTCGTGAAGGGCTCGAACATCAATGTCCGCCGCGGCGAGGTGGTGGGTATCGCCGGGCTCATGGGAGCGGGCCGCACGGAGCTGGCGATGAGCATCTTCGGCCGCTCCTACGGCACGTTCCTCTCCGGCACGATCATCAAGGACGGACAGGAGATCGAGCTCCCCGACGTGGCCGCCGCGATCAAGCACGGGCTCGCCTACGTGAGCGAGGACCGGAAGGTTCTCGGGCTCAACCTCCTCGACACGATCAAGCGCTCCATCGTCGCGGCGAAGCTCTCGAAGATCGCGCACAACGGCGTCGTCGACTCCCGCGAGGAGTTCTCGGTGGCGGAGCGCTACCGCAAGGCGCTGCGCATCAAGACCCCGTCGGTGGAGGAAGGCGTCGGCAAGCTCTCCGGCGGCAACCAGCAGAAGGTCGTCCTGGCGAAGTGGATGTTCACCGACCCCGACCTGCTGATCCTCGACGAGCCCACTCGCGGCATCGACGTCGGCGCCAAGTACGAGATCTACGCGATCATCAACGAGCTCGCCGCTCAGGGCAAGGGCGTGATCGTCATCTCCAGTGAACTGCCCGAGCTGCTCGGCATCTCCGACCGCATCTACACCGTGTTCGAAGGCCGGGTGACCGACTGCATCCCGGCCGACCAGGCGACCCCCGAGGACCTCATGCGCAGCATGACCTCCGCGACCCAGAAAGCATCCGCATGACCACCGACTCGACCACCGCGAAGCGCGGCTTCCACTTCAAGGACATCACGAAGATGTTCGGGGGCGGCGGCACCTCGAGCCTGCGCCAGTTCGGCATCCTCGGCAGCCTGATCGTCATCATCCTGCTGTTCGAGATCCTGACCGTGCTGCGGAACCCGGCCGGTGCCACGCTCACCCCCGGGAACCTGATCAACGTCATCAACCAGTACTCGTTCATCCTGATCCTGGCGATCGGCATGGTGATGGTCATCATCATGGGACACATCGACCTCTCGGTGGGATCGGTGGCGGCCTTCACGGGCATCATCGTGGCGAAGTCGATGGCCGACTGGGAGCTGGCCTGGCCGCTCGCGATCCTGCTCGGCCTCGGGGTGGGCGTGCTCGTCGGCGCCTGGCAGGGATTCTGGGTCGCGTACGTGGGAGTACCCGCCTTCATCGTGACGCTGGCCGGCATGCTCTTCTTCCGCGGCGCCCAGCAGTTCATCGGTGATGCGCAGACGATCCCCGTGCCCAAGGGGTTCCAGTACATCGGCACCGGCTATCTGCCGGAGATCGCCCTCCCGCTGCCGTTCAACGTGCCCACCATGATCCTGGCGCTGCTGGGCGTGGCCTGGCTGGTCTTCTGGGAGATCCGCACCCGTCGCGTGCAGCACAAGATGGGTTCCGACAGCGCGCCGGTGTGGGTGAGCGCAGTCAAGGTGACGCTGCTGTCGATCGTCGTGTTGGCCGCCGGCTGGATGTTCGCGACCGGCCGCCCCGGCACGAGCTTCCCGGTCCCCGGCCTCATCCTCCTCGCGCTCGTCATCATCTACTCGTTCGTCACGAGCAACACCGTCTTCGGACGCCACATCTACGCGGTCGGCGGCAACCGCCAGGCCGCGCGGCTGTCCGGTGTGAAGGACCGCTGGGTCGACTTCTTCGTGATGATGAACATGTCCGTCCTCGCCGCTCTCGCCGGCATGATCTTCGTCGCCCGCTCGCAGGCCTCCGGCCCGAACGACGGCACCGGCTGGGAGCTCGACGCGATCGCCTCGGTGTTCATCGGCGGCGCGGCCGTGTCCGGCGGCATCGGCACCGTGATCGGTTCGATCATCGGTGGCCTCGTAATGGCGTTCCTCAACAACGGCCTCGCGCTGCTCGGCCAGGGTGCCGACGTCGTCGCCATGATCAAGGGCCTCGTGCTCCTCTTCGCCGTCGGCATCGACGTGTGGAACAAGCAGCAGGGCCGTCCGTCGATCATCGGCTTCCTTACGCGCCGCTTGGGTCGCAAGCAGGATCCGGCCACCGACACGTTCGATCCCACGCAGACGAACTACCCCACCAGCCAGAAGTACGAAGCCCCCGCCGTCGAGGAGACGCGCGGAAAGTAAGGGTCGAGCCGCGCACCGCAGAGGCGGCGCGACCCACGCACACCACAGAGAAAGAGATCACATGAAGAAGATTCTTCTGTCGGCGACAGCGCTTGTCGCCGCAGGCGCTTTCGCCCTCACCGGCTGCTCCGCGGAGCGCGGCGGGGACACCGGTTCCGGCTCGGGCGAGGAGGCCTCGGGCTTCGCCGCCGACGCCACGATCGGTGTCGCCCTCCCGGACAAGACCAGCGAGAACTGGGTCCTCGCCGGCAAGCTGTTCACCGACGGGCTGGAGGAGGCCGGCTTCAAGGCCGACGTCCAGTACGCGCCGGCGAGCAACACCGTCGCCGAGCAGCAGAACCAGATCCAGGCCATGGTGTCGAACGGTGCCAAGGTCATCATCATCGGCGCGAAGGACGGCAAGCAGCTGGCCACGCAGGTGCAGGCGGCCAAGGATGCCGGTGCCTACGTCATCGCGTACGACCGCCTGATCGAGAACACCGAGGCCGTCGACTACTACGTCGCGTTCGACAACTTCAAGGTCGGCCAGCTCCAGGGCCAGGCCCTCCTCGACGGACTCGCCGAGCGCGCGGGTCACGAGGCGCCGTACAACATCGAGCTCTTCTCGGGATCGCCGGACGACGCCAACTCCGCGGTCTTCTTCGACGGGGCGATGGACGTGTTGCAGCCGAAGATCGACGACGGCACGCTGAACGTGGTGTCGGGTCAGACCGAGATCGCCCAGACAGCGACCGAGGGCTGGCTGGCGGAGAACGCCCAGAACCGCATGGACACGCTGCTCACGGGCTCCTACAGCGGCGACACCGTCCTGGACGGCGTGCTCTCGCCCAACGACACTCTCGCTCGCGCCATCATCACCTCGGTGCAGCAGGCCGGCAAGCCGGTTCCGGTCGTCACGGGTCAGGACTCCGAGGTGGAGTCGGTCAAGTCGATCATGGAGGGCGTCCAGTACTCCACGATCAACAAGGACACGACGCTCCTCGTCGAGCAGTCGATCAAGATGGTCGGCCAGCTCCAGAAGGGCGAAGAGGTGGACGTGAACGACACCGAGCAGTACGACAACGGCGAGAAGATCGTTCCCTCGTACCTGCTCGACCCGATCATCGTGACCAAGGAGAACGCGGCCGAGGCGTACGCCAACGTTCCGAGCCTCCTGGAGATCGTGAAGTCGTACGAGTAAGAAGAAGCGAGATCGTCCGGTTCGCGGAGAACATCGGACACGACGAGCCGTCCGGACCCTCGGGTCCGGGCGGCTCGTCGCCGTCGTCAGGCCTCAGCCTCGTGGCGTCAGTGATCGGGGCGCCTGCGTCGCGTGATCACGCCGAGGACGAGGGACATCGTGGTCAGGGCGGCGGCGACCGCGACGGGGGAGAGTGGACCGGCGCCACCCGCAAGCGTCCAGCCTCCCCACGCCGGGCCGATCACGGCGCCGAGGTTGAGGGCTGCGGTCGCGTAGGACCCTCCCATGGTCGGGGCGCCGGAGGCGGAGTACAGCACCCGGGCGATCAGGGTGCTTCCGACGCCGAACGAGACCAGGCCCTGCACGAAGACGAGGATCAGCAGTGCGATCGGCTGCGACGCGACCGCCGCCAGGACGATCCAGCCGCCCAGGAGCAGCGGTCCACCGACCCCGAGTAGCAGACCGGCGTGTCGATCGGCGAATCGACCGGCGATGGTCACGCCGAGGAACGAGCCGAGCCCGAACAGGACCAGCGCGACGGGGACCGCGGCGTCGGGCAGGCCGGCGACGTCGGTGACCACCGGCGCGAGGAACGTGAAGGCCGCGAAGGTCCCCCCGTTCACCAGGGCCGCCAGGGTCATCGCGAGGGCGAGGCGCGGTGTCACCAGGAGCGCGAGCTCCGTGCGCAGGGTCGGTTCCTTCCGGGAGAGTGATGCCGGCGTCCGGTCGGGCTCCGAGCCCGCGATCGCCTTCGGCACGCCGCGGAGGATTCCGACGAGCGCCGGGAGACAGAGGAGCGCGACAGCGGCGAAGGTCGCCCGCCAGCTCAGCGCGGCGCCGAGCACGGCACCCGCAGGGACGCCGACGATGGTGGCGACGGTCGTCCCGGAGAGCAGCACCGCGAGCGCTCGTCCGGTGCGCTCGCGGGGGACGAGGAGGGTCGCCGTGCGCAGGGCGACGGCGAGGAAGCCCGCGTTCGCGAGCGCGCTGAGGACGCGCGTGACGAGCAGAAGCTCGAACACGGACGTCACCGCGCCGACGGCATGGCACGCGGCGAAGAGCGCGAGGCAGGCGACGAGCGTGCGGCGCGGGGGCCAGCCGCGCGCGAACGCGGCCATGGCGGGCGCGCCCACGACCATGCCGACGGCGAAGGCGGAGGTGAGGAGGCCGGCCGTGCCGACCGGAACGTCGAGCTCGTGCGAGATCGCGGGGAGGAGTCCCGCCAGCATGAACTCCGAGGTACCCATGACGAAAACCGCCAGGGCAAGGGCATAGAGGGGGAATGGCATCGAGTGCTCCGAGGTGAGAGGGAAGGGGTGTGCTTCTCGTCACCACGGTCAGCGCCCGGGTCACCGGCGCGCGTCCGCCGAAAGGGCGGACGAAGGGATCAGCGGTTCGCGGGGCTGACGGTGTGACCGGCAGCCCCCGACCTGTCTGATTCGGGGCTCGACATGCCCTCCACTCTAGGGCTGTCGGCAGCAGACCACGGAGGTTCCTCGGCGAAGGTGACGGTGTGCGGAGGCGGCGGTCGGTCGATGTAGGTCCGGCCGGTGGGGCTCGTCCACTCCAGAACACCGCCCGGACGCTGCTCGACGTGCCACGGGGAGTGGTGCTTGAGCATGTGATGTCGACGGCAGAAGGTCGCGAGGTTGTCGTGCACGGTCTCTCCGCCGAGCGCCGCGTCGTGATTGTGGTCCAGGTCGCACTTCCGCGGTGCGAGGCCGCAGCCGGGGAAGCGGCAGCGTTGATCGCGGACCCGCAGATGCCGGCGGAGGTCTTCGCTCGGGCGATACCGGTCGACGGCCAGCAGTGCGCCGCTGATCGGGTGGGTGAGCACCCGGTCCCAGCCGCTCGCCGCGCCGGCCAGTCGGCGAGCCGTGGCCGGATCGATCGGAACGACCCCGTCGAGCTCCGCGGGGAGGATCGGAGTGCCGCCCGCCGCCCCGTTCCGCTCGCCGTGCATCAGCGTCAGCACCGGCACGGTGACCTCGATCCGCGCGCGAAGCTCGGAGAGCAGTCCCTCTTCCGAGTCATGCCCCGCGGGAGCCCCGGTGAGCACGAGATCGGCGAGCAGATCCGCGCGCAACTGATCCACTGTCCTGTCGTCGCGGACACTCTCCTCCGTCTCTCGGTGCCCTGCCCGCGCGTTCTCCTCCCGCACGGCATGCGCCATCTGGGAGAGCCGGTCGTACATCCCGTGCACAAGGGCCGCCGGGCCGCGCGCGCCGAGTTCGGCCATGCCGTCTTCGAGATCGGTCACCCAGACGCGGCGCAGTTCCCTGGCATCGCGGTGTCGCTCGACGAGCGTCTGCTCCTGGAACCGGTCGGCCAGTCGGCGCACGAGTCGGCGTATCCGGTTCGGAGACTCCGCAGCGGCCACCTCGATCGCCTCCGTCGCGAAACGCGACCGGTCGTCCGGGTCATTGAGATGAGCGCCCGCCTCCACGATCAGCCGCGCGCGCGCGGCGCTGATCCGCCCGGCGCCCTGGGCTTCCCAGACGGCGGGGAACCGCTCGACCAGCCAGGAGGCGTCGGACATCCGCCGCTCGATCGTGCGGTCGCTGACGCGCTGTGCGGCCCCGATCTCCGCGGCGACCGTGCGGATCGCCATGTCGCCGCCGTCCGGATGCCGGGCCTGGCGGGCAATCTCCACCGCAAGGCGCCCCGCCATCGCGAGAAGCCCATCGCGAGCCGCCTGCATGCTGCTCAATGTCTTCTCCGCCGCTTCCAGCCCCTCCACCAGATCGGCGAGCATCGCCATCTGGGAGTCGGTTGCGTCGAGCAGTGCGGGCATGACGTCAGTCCATCACCGACCACCGACATTCGAACGAAGATTCGAA includes:
- a CDS encoding Cmx/CmrA family chloramphenicol efflux MFS transporter, producing MPFPLYALALAVFVMGTSEFMLAGLLPAISHELDVPVGTAGLLTSAFAVGMVVGAPAMAAFARGWPPRRTLVACLALFAACHAVGAVTSVFELLLVTRVLSALANAGFLAVALRTATLLVPRERTGRALAVLLSGTTVATIVGVPAGAVLGAALSWRATFAAVALLCLPALVGILRGVPKAIAGSEPDRTPASLSRKEPTLRTELALLVTPRLALAMTLAALVNGGTFAAFTFLAPVVTDVAGLPDAAVPVALVLFGLGSFLGVTIAGRFADRHAGLLLGVGGPLLLGGWIVLAAVASQPIALLILVFVQGLVSFGVGSTLIARVLYSASGAPTMGGSYATAALNLGAVIGPAWGGWTLAGGAGPLSPVAVAAALTTMSLVLGVITRRRRPDH
- the mmsB gene encoding multiple monosaccharide ABC transporter permease, which codes for MTTDSTTAKRGFHFKDITKMFGGGGTSSLRQFGILGSLIVIILLFEILTVLRNPAGATLTPGNLINVINQYSFILILAIGMVMVIIMGHIDLSVGSVAAFTGIIVAKSMADWELAWPLAILLGLGVGVLVGAWQGFWVAYVGVPAFIVTLAGMLFFRGAQQFIGDAQTIPVPKGFQYIGTGYLPEIALPLPFNVPTMILALLGVAWLVFWEIRTRRVQHKMGSDSAPVWVSAVKVTLLSIVVLAAGWMFATGRPGTSFPVPGLILLALVIIYSFVTSNTVFGRHIYAVGGNRQAARLSGVKDRWVDFFVMMNMSVLAALAGMIFVARSQASGPNDGTGWELDAIASVFIGGAAVSGGIGTVIGSIIGGLVMAFLNNGLALLGQGADVVAMIKGLVLLFAVGIDVWNKQQGRPSIIGFLTRRLGRKQDPATDTFDPTQTNYPTSQKYEAPAVEETRGK
- the mmsA gene encoding multiple monosaccharide ABC transporter ATP-binding protein, producing the protein MRRITKEFPGVKALADVSITVRAGEIHAICGENGAGKSTLMKVLSGVYPYGSYDGEILLYGQEQRFKDIAASEQAGIVIIHQELALIPELSVTENIFLGNEIRRFGRIDWQAQKERTIELLARVGLDEDPDVPIKTLGVGKQQLIEIAKALNKDVKLLILDEPTAALNENDSQHLLDLILGLKAKGIASIMISHKLNEIEQIADEITIIRDGRTVETLDISRGEINEDRIIRGMVGRSLESRYPDRTPEIGEVFFEVKDWWVQHPTVPERMVVKGSNINVRRGEVVGIAGLMGAGRTELAMSIFGRSYGTFLSGTIIKDGQEIELPDVAAAIKHGLAYVSEDRKVLGLNLLDTIKRSIVAAKLSKIAHNGVVDSREEFSVAERYRKALRIKTPSVEEGVGKLSGGNQQKVVLAKWMFTDPDLLILDEPTRGIDVGAKYEIYAIINELAAQGKGVIVISSELPELLGISDRIYTVFEGRVTDCIPADQATPEDLMRSMTSATQKASA
- a CDS encoding substrate-binding domain-containing protein, giving the protein MKKILLSATALVAAGAFALTGCSAERGGDTGSGSGEEASGFAADATIGVALPDKTSENWVLAGKLFTDGLEEAGFKADVQYAPASNTVAEQQNQIQAMVSNGAKVIIIGAKDGKQLATQVQAAKDAGAYVIAYDRLIENTEAVDYYVAFDNFKVGQLQGQALLDGLAERAGHEAPYNIELFSGSPDDANSAVFFDGAMDVLQPKIDDGTLNVVSGQTEIAQTATEGWLAENAQNRMDTLLTGSYSGDTVLDGVLSPNDTLARAIITSVQQAGKPVPVVTGQDSEVESVKSIMEGVQYSTINKDTTLLVEQSIKMVGQLQKGEEVDVNDTEQYDNGEKIVPSYLLDPIIVTKENAAEAYANVPSLLEIVKSYE
- a CDS encoding HNH endonuclease signature motif containing protein, with translation MPALLDATDSQMAMLADLVEGLEAAEKTLSSMQAARDGLLAMAGRLAVEIARQARHPDGGDMAIRTVAAEIGAAQRVSDRTIERRMSDASWLVERFPAVWEAQGAGRISAARARLIVEAGAHLNDPDDRSRFATEAIEVAAAESPNRIRRLVRRLADRFQEQTLVERHRDARELRRVWVTDLEDGMAELGARGPAALVHGMYDRLSQMAHAVREENARAGHRETEESVRDDRTVDQLRADLLADLVLTGAPAGHDSEEGLLSELRARIEVTVPVLTLMHGERNGAAGGTPILPAELDGVVPIDPATARRLAGAASGWDRVLTHPISGALLAVDRYRPSEDLRRHLRVRDQRCRFPGCGLAPRKCDLDHNHDAALGGETVHDNLATFCRRHHMLKHHSPWHVEQRPGGVLEWTSPTGRTYIDRPPPPHTVTFAEEPPWSAADSPRVEGMSSPESDRSGAAGHTVSPANR